tctgagaataaaaacagctggagcttgttgaggtaattacacaggggaaaggataatgtacggggaactcttcagaagaatctgatttgtggtgaggggagagagataaaagctcatttaggaacgacatgaaaatgctgcatatgtacctgtttatcagtaaatatctccaatgagattaagaaaagcagtagcttaataaattaagtacttcctggtatggttactgtactggtaactcctaaaaagaatctggattgtggtgagggaacatagaaaaaagctcatttaggacctgcacttatgaagggggtaggcagctgtatatcagggagtatcacttctgagaataaaaacagctggagcttgttaaggtaattacacaggggaaaggataatgtactgggaactcctcaaaagaatctgatttgtggtgaggggagagagaataaagctcatttaggaacgacatgaaaatgatgcaaaggtagctgtatatcagtaaatatctcaactgagattaagaaaagcagtagcttaataaattacgtacttcctggtatggttactgtactggtaactcccctaaagaatctggattgtggtgagggaacagagaaaaaagctcatttaggacctgcacatacgaaggggtaggcagctgtatatcaaggagtaccACCTCCGCAAGGCGCTGTCCCAGTTCCAGGCGCTGTTGAACGGCGGAGGGGGGACCATGGCAAAGAACTACCTGGCGAGGATGGGGGAGGATGGCGCGGCCTTCCTTCGGATTCCTGCACGGGGCCTTCCTGCCTATACCTCCCTGCACCGGCTGCTCAGGAAGATGCTGACCCAGGCCGGCCTCCCGGCTGTGAGCAAGACAAACCCAGTAGCCAAGGACTCCTGCGAGGCCACGCTTCTCTGTCTGGCCACGGAGTTGGCGCACTCGGGCACTGACTGCTCCTGGCTGGCCCAGGGCCTCGGCGATCAGACCTGCTCCCCCAGGCTTCCCCCGTCAGACCATCCCGTCACCGTGGAGGTGGAGGGAGACAACCCAGGTAGGGGTGAGCCGGGGCTTGGCGGCTGATTTGGCAAGGCCTGGGTGGGGCTCACCTTCAGGAAGGCCGGCTCCCTGCTTTACTAGGCATTTTCAAGAAGATAGGGCTTAGAGTTAGTTCCATGTAAGTAAGGCCTAGGAGGGTGGAGGTTCAAGACTAGACTGGGCATAAAAGTCAGACAGTGTCCGGGGGTGTGGACAGCCCGGACTCAGCGGGAGGGGGGGAGCGGAGGGCTCAGCCTTCTCGGGGTCTCTTTGTCAGGCGACGATGAGGCCTGGGTGAGCACGGGGCTCTACCTCCTGGAAGGGCAAAGTGCGGAGGTCTCCCTGCCGGAAGCTGCTGCCTCTGCCGGCCTGAAGGTAAGGCCAGCCCCCTCTCCCAAaagcccctccccacctccccatccagTTC
The sequence above is drawn from the Perognathus longimembris pacificus isolate PPM17 unplaced genomic scaffold, ASM2315922v1 HiC_scaffold_1092, whole genome shotgun sequence genome and encodes:
- the LOC125344495 gene encoding LOW QUALITY PROTEIN: TRPM8 channel-associated factor 2-like (The sequence of the model RefSeq protein was modified relative to this genomic sequence to represent the inferred CDS: deleted 1 base in 1 codon), with protein sequence QLYIKEYHLRKALSQFQALLNGGGGTMAKNYLARMGEDGAAFLRIPARGLPAYTSLHRLLRKMLTQAGLPAVSKTNPVAKDSCEATLLCLATELAHSGTDCSWLAQGLGDQTCSPRLPPSDHPVTVEVEGDNPGDDEAWVSTGLYLLEGQSAEVSLPEAAASAGLKVQIGCHTDVLSDASQLCRAPVVTHRCCMDRAQRSVSCLWGGLLYIIVPKHCQLGPVPVTIRGAVPAPYYKLGKTSREQWRRSVQENAAPWGELATDNIILTVPTTDLQALEDPEPLLQLWDRMMWAIARLAAQPFPFRRPERIVADVQISAGGYRGERAQPVRTV